One window from the genome of Hydra vulgaris chromosome 02, alternate assembly HydraT2T_AEP encodes:
- the LOC100213276 gene encoding chymotrypsinogen B, whose protein sequence is MILLFSVLLHFALSQDSSEVCEDSTWKCLTWKHYCNDPQNRYYMEINCRQTCGLCPICEDLDTTCAIQKSKCQDGAKKAWMEKNCQKSCGFCKVQATTTTPAPSPTPTWRVIPAGKCGVPKVQNGRVINGVNAAKGAWPWQILIRFMDEPHCGGTIISPFWVLTAAHCVADKEVLISRFEVIVGEHDFDNDTEGTEMAIGVSKFVIHNQYQRNVLDYDVALMKLSRPVPFGKYVATACLPDKGYEIPTGTKCFITGWGKINPFDSMHHKLQQAMLPVVDRKACHSFNKNFTLLDVNERMICGGHGPSNPTGGCHGDSGGPFVCQAKNGQWYLQGSVSWGSARCNTKEAYTVFAKTSYFREWIDLQTA, encoded by the exons atgattttattattttcagttttgcTTCACTTTGCTTTGTCCCAGGATTCATCTGAAG TATGTGAAGACAGTACATGGAAATGTTTGACCTGGAAACATTATTGCAACGACCCTCAAAACAGATACTATATGGAAATCAATTGCCGACAAACATGTGGATTATGTCCaa TTTGTGAGGACCTTGATACTACATGTGCAATTCAAAAGAGTAAATGTCAAGATGGCGCAAAAAAAGCATGGATGGAAAAGAACTGCCAAAAGTCGTGCGGTTTTTGCAAAg tgcAGGCAACAACAACCACTCCAGCGCCAAGTCCTACGCCAACTTGGAGAGTTATACCAGCGg GTAAATGTGGTGTACCAAAAGTGCAAAATGGGCGTGTTATTAATGGCGTTAATGCAGCAAAAGGCGCTTGGCCTTGGCAAATTCTTATCCGATTTATGGACGAACCTCATTGTGGAGGAACAATTATTAGTCCGTTTTGGGTACTTACTGCTGCACATTGTGTAGCTGATAAAGAAGTGCTTATTTCTCGTTTTGAAGtaat AGTTGGTGAACACGATTTTGATAATGACACAGAAGGAACTGAAATGGCAATAGGAGTTAGTAAATTTGTCATTCACAATCAGTATCAGCGAAATGTTCTTGATTATGACGTTGCTCTAATGAAGTTATCTCGTCCTGTTCCTTTTGGTAAATATGTTGCGACGGCATGTCTTCCAGATAAAGGGTATGAGATTCCTACTGGTACTAAATGTTTTATCACAG gttgGGGTAAAATAAATCCGTTTGATTCAATGCATCATAAACTTCAACAAGCAATGTTGCCGGTTGTCGACAGAAAGGCGTGTCATTCTTTTAACAAGAACTTTACTCTGCTAGAC GTCAATGAAAGAATGATTTGTGGTGGACATGGTCCATCTAATCCTACTGGAGGTTGCCACGGCGACAGTGGAGGTCCTTTTGTATGTCAAGCTAAGAATGGACAGTGGTATTTACAAGGATCTGTGAGCTGGGGATCAGCACGCTGTAATACAAAAGAAGCCTACACTGTTTTTGCGAAAACATCATACTTTAGAGAATGGATTGATTTACAAACTGcataa